The following proteins come from a genomic window of Lemur catta isolate mLemCat1 chromosome 4, mLemCat1.pri, whole genome shotgun sequence:
- the TMSB10 gene encoding thymosin beta-10 — translation MADKPDMGEIASFDKAKLKKTETQEKNTLPTKETIEQEKRSEIS, via the exons ATGGCAGACAAACCGGACATGGGGGAAATCGCCAGCTTCGATAAGGCCAAGCTGAAGAAGACGGAGACGCAGGAGAAGAACACCCTGCCGACCAAAGAGA CCATTGAGCAGGAGAAGCGGAGTGAAATTTCCTAA